A genomic stretch from Actinomycetes bacterium includes:
- a CDS encoding NAD(P) transhydrogenase subunit alpha, with protein sequence MNENMALLTFFVLSVFVGFEVVSKVSTTLHTPLMSGANAIHGVILVGAIIVTGRTDTTAALALGLVAVVLATMNMVGGFVVTDRMLEMFKSKKPAPRPSGEEPKA encoded by the coding sequence ATGAACGAGAACATGGCCCTGCTGACCTTCTTCGTGCTGTCGGTGTTCGTCGGCTTCGAGGTCGTCTCGAAGGTCTCCACGACACTGCACACGCCGCTGATGTCCGGCGCGAACGCGATCCACGGGGTGATCCTGGTCGGCGCGATCATCGTGACCGGCCGGACGGACACCACCGCGGCGCTCGCACTCGGACTCGTCGCAGTCGTGCTGGCCACGATGAACATGGTTGGCGGCTTCGTCGTCACCGACCGGATGCTGGAGATGTTCAAGAGCAAGAAGCCGGCCCCGCGCCCCAGCGGTGAGGAGCCGAAGGCATGA